Proteins encoded in a region of the Suricata suricatta isolate VVHF042 chromosome 10, meerkat_22Aug2017_6uvM2_HiC, whole genome shotgun sequence genome:
- the FAM118A gene encoding protein FAM118A isoform X2, protein MDPVEKTTNRSEHKSRKFLKSLIRKQPQELLLVIGTGVSAAVAPGIRALCSWRSCIEAVIEAAEQLEVLHPGDVAEFRRKVVKDRDLLVVAHDLIRKMSPRTGDTKPSFFQDCLMEVFDSLEQHIQNPLVLQSILSLMDRGTLVLTTNYDNLLEIFGQQQGKPMESLDLKDKTKVLQWARGHIKYGVLHIHGLYTDPCGMVLDPSGYKDVTQDPEVMGVLQDLYRTKSFLFLGCGETLRDQIFQALFLYSVPNKGELEHYMLALKDDEEHFFKHQADMLLHGIKVVSYGDCFDSFPGYVQDLASQICRQRSPDADRVDSTTLLGNACQDCAKRKLEENGTDDAKRPRRPDADDAGGS, encoded by the exons ATGGATCCAGTGGAAAAGACGACAAATAGGAGTGAACACAAATCCAG aaagtttttaaaaagcctcatTCGGAAGCAGCCCCAGGAGCTGCTGCTGGTCATCGGGACGGGCGTCAGCGCTGCGGTGGCCCCGGGGATCCGCGCCCTGTGCTCCTGGCGGAGCTGCATCGAGGCCGTCATCGAGGCCGCCGAGCAGCTCGAGGTGCTGCACCCGGGGGACGTCGCGGAGTTCCGCAGGAAGGTGGTGAAGGACCGGGACCTGCTGGTCGTCGCCCACGATCTGATCCGGAAGATGTCGCCT CGCACAGGCGACACCAAGCCCAGCTTCTTCCAGGACTGCCTGATGGAGGTCTTCGACAGCCTGGAGCAGCACATCCAGAACCCGCTGGTGCTGCAGTCCATCCTCAGCCTGATGGACCGGGGCACCTTGGTCCTGACCACCAACTACGACAACTTGCTGGAGATCTTCGGGCAGCAGCAGGGCAAGCCCATGGAGTCCCTGGACCTGAAGGACAAGACGAAg GTCCTGCAGTGGGCCAGAGGGCACATCAAGTACGGGGTCCTCCACATTCACGGCTTATATACCGACCCCTGCGGGATGGTCCTGGATCCGTCCGGATATAAAGATGTCACTCAAGATCCAGAAGTCATG GGCGTCCTGCAGGACCTGTACCGCACCAAGTCCTTCCTGTTCCTGGGCTGCGGGGAGACGCTGCGCGACCAGATATTCCAGGCGCTCTTCCTCTACTCGGTGCCGAACAAGGGGGAGCTGGAGCACTACATGCTGGCGCTCAAGGACGACGAGGAGCACTTCTTCAAGCACCAGGCGGACATGCTGCTGCACGGGATCAAGGTCGTGTCCTACGGGGACTGCTTCGACTCGTTTCCCGGGTACGTGCAGGACCTCGCCTCCCAGATCTGCAGGCAGCGCAGTCCAG aTGCTGACCGCGTGGACAGCACCACACTGTTGG GGAACGCATGTCAGGACTGCGCGAAGAGGAAGCTGGAAGAGAACGGGACTGACGATGCGAAGCGGCCCCGACGGCCCGATGCCG ATGATGCCGGAGGGTCTTGA
- the FAM118A gene encoding protein FAM118A isoform X1: MDPVEKTTNRSEHKSSRKFLKSLIRKQPQELLLVIGTGVSAAVAPGIRALCSWRSCIEAVIEAAEQLEVLHPGDVAEFRRKVVKDRDLLVVAHDLIRKMSPRTGDTKPSFFQDCLMEVFDSLEQHIQNPLVLQSILSLMDRGTLVLTTNYDNLLEIFGQQQGKPMESLDLKDKTKVLQWARGHIKYGVLHIHGLYTDPCGMVLDPSGYKDVTQDPEVMGVLQDLYRTKSFLFLGCGETLRDQIFQALFLYSVPNKGELEHYMLALKDDEEHFFKHQADMLLHGIKVVSYGDCFDSFPGYVQDLASQICRQRSPDADRVDSTTLLGNACQDCAKRKLEENGTDDAKRPRRPDADDAGGS; this comes from the exons ATGGATCCAGTGGAAAAGACGACAAATAGGAGTGAACACAAATCCAG tagaaagtttttaaaaagcctcatTCGGAAGCAGCCCCAGGAGCTGCTGCTGGTCATCGGGACGGGCGTCAGCGCTGCGGTGGCCCCGGGGATCCGCGCCCTGTGCTCCTGGCGGAGCTGCATCGAGGCCGTCATCGAGGCCGCCGAGCAGCTCGAGGTGCTGCACCCGGGGGACGTCGCGGAGTTCCGCAGGAAGGTGGTGAAGGACCGGGACCTGCTGGTCGTCGCCCACGATCTGATCCGGAAGATGTCGCCT CGCACAGGCGACACCAAGCCCAGCTTCTTCCAGGACTGCCTGATGGAGGTCTTCGACAGCCTGGAGCAGCACATCCAGAACCCGCTGGTGCTGCAGTCCATCCTCAGCCTGATGGACCGGGGCACCTTGGTCCTGACCACCAACTACGACAACTTGCTGGAGATCTTCGGGCAGCAGCAGGGCAAGCCCATGGAGTCCCTGGACCTGAAGGACAAGACGAAg GTCCTGCAGTGGGCCAGAGGGCACATCAAGTACGGGGTCCTCCACATTCACGGCTTATATACCGACCCCTGCGGGATGGTCCTGGATCCGTCCGGATATAAAGATGTCACTCAAGATCCAGAAGTCATG GGCGTCCTGCAGGACCTGTACCGCACCAAGTCCTTCCTGTTCCTGGGCTGCGGGGAGACGCTGCGCGACCAGATATTCCAGGCGCTCTTCCTCTACTCGGTGCCGAACAAGGGGGAGCTGGAGCACTACATGCTGGCGCTCAAGGACGACGAGGAGCACTTCTTCAAGCACCAGGCGGACATGCTGCTGCACGGGATCAAGGTCGTGTCCTACGGGGACTGCTTCGACTCGTTTCCCGGGTACGTGCAGGACCTCGCCTCCCAGATCTGCAGGCAGCGCAGTCCAG aTGCTGACCGCGTGGACAGCACCACACTGTTGG GGAACGCATGTCAGGACTGCGCGAAGAGGAAGCTGGAAGAGAACGGGACTGACGATGCGAAGCGGCCCCGACGGCCCGATGCCG ATGATGCCGGAGGGTCTTGA
- the FAM118A gene encoding protein FAM118A isoform X3 produces MDPVEKTTNRSEHKSSRKFLKSLIRKQPQELLLVIGTGVSAAVAPGIRALCSWRSCIEAVIEAAEQLEVLHPGDVAEFRRKVVKDRDLLVVAHDLIRKMSPRTGDTKPSFFQDCLMEVFDSLEQHIQNPLVLQSILSLMDRGTLVLTTNYDNLLEIFGQQQGKPMESLDLKDKTKVLQWARGHIKYGVLHIHGLYTDPCGMVLDPSGYKDVTQDPEVMGVLQDLYRTKSFLFLGCGETLRDQIFQALFLYSVPNKGELEHYMLALKDDEEHFFKHQADMLLHGIKVVSYGDCFDSFPGC; encoded by the exons ATGGATCCAGTGGAAAAGACGACAAATAGGAGTGAACACAAATCCAG tagaaagtttttaaaaagcctcatTCGGAAGCAGCCCCAGGAGCTGCTGCTGGTCATCGGGACGGGCGTCAGCGCTGCGGTGGCCCCGGGGATCCGCGCCCTGTGCTCCTGGCGGAGCTGCATCGAGGCCGTCATCGAGGCCGCCGAGCAGCTCGAGGTGCTGCACCCGGGGGACGTCGCGGAGTTCCGCAGGAAGGTGGTGAAGGACCGGGACCTGCTGGTCGTCGCCCACGATCTGATCCGGAAGATGTCGCCT CGCACAGGCGACACCAAGCCCAGCTTCTTCCAGGACTGCCTGATGGAGGTCTTCGACAGCCTGGAGCAGCACATCCAGAACCCGCTGGTGCTGCAGTCCATCCTCAGCCTGATGGACCGGGGCACCTTGGTCCTGACCACCAACTACGACAACTTGCTGGAGATCTTCGGGCAGCAGCAGGGCAAGCCCATGGAGTCCCTGGACCTGAAGGACAAGACGAAg GTCCTGCAGTGGGCCAGAGGGCACATCAAGTACGGGGTCCTCCACATTCACGGCTTATATACCGACCCCTGCGGGATGGTCCTGGATCCGTCCGGATATAAAGATGTCACTCAAGATCCAGAAGTCATG GGCGTCCTGCAGGACCTGTACCGCACCAAGTCCTTCCTGTTCCTGGGCTGCGGGGAGACGCTGCGCGACCAGATATTCCAGGCGCTCTTCCTCTACTCGGTGCCGAACAAGGGGGAGCTGGAGCACTACATGCTGGCGCTCAAGGACGACGAGGAGCACTTCTTCAAGCACCAGGCGGACATGCTGCTGCACGGGATCAAGGTCGTGTCCTACGGGGACTGCTTCGACTCGTTTCCCGG aTGCTGA